The Alphaproteobacteria bacterium genomic interval TTCGGACTTCTCCGTTCGTGTGGATGCCCGGGTCAAGTGTTCAGCCCGGGCATGACGGGAGTGGGTGACTGTCACCTTCAACGACAACGCGGGCTTCAGCCAGATCGCCGACTACTCCATCTCGCCCTATGGCCGCTACCAGCTCGGCGATTGGTACGCGAGTGCGCTCGGCACCTTCGGGGTCGATACCTTCGACATCAAGCGCAATGTCACCTTCCCCGGCTTCGCCGAAACCGCCAAGAGCAGTCCGAACGGTCAGGTTATTGGCGTTGCCGGCGAGACCGGCTACGCCCTCCACCCGGACCTCGCGAAACCCCTCACCCTCACCCCGCTTGCCGGCTTCGCCTACACCCACCTCCACACCGACGGCTCGGTCGAAAGCGGGGCGGGGGCCGCCGATCTCGACTTCAACGGCACGAACACCGACAGCCTCACCTCCTCCTTCGGTGCGCGCGCCGCGCTCCGGCTCGAGACGGAACGGGAGGGTGTCTTCGTGCCCGAGGCGCACGGCATCTGGCAGCACGAATATCTCGACGACCGCGCCAAGGTGGGCGTTGCCTTCGCCGACACGCCGGGCGGCCGGTTCACCGTCGTAAGCTCCCGCTTCGGAGCCGACACGGGCCTCTTGGGCGTGGGCGTCACCAACGAGTGGAGCCGGGACGTGAGCCTCTTCGTCAATTACGACGCCCAGCTCCAGAGCAATTTCACAAGCCACACCATTTCGGCGGGGTTGCGGGTGAAGTTCTAGGCAAGCCCGTCATCGTGGATGCCCGAACACGTGGATGGCCGGGTCAAGCCCGGCCATGACGAATGGAGGCGAACCGACCGCCACCCACTCCCGTCATGCCCGGGCTTGACCCGGGCATCCATGTCCTTGGCGGTGCCATTCGCAAGGCGTGGAAGCGCGGGTCAAGCCCGCGCATGACGAGAATAGAGAAGCGCGTCAAATCCCGCGCGACCACG includes:
- a CDS encoding autotransporter outer membrane beta-barrel domain-containing protein; its protein translation is MTVTFNDNAGFSQIADYSISPYGRYQLGDWYASALGTFGVDTFDIKRNVTFPGFAETAKSSPNGQVIGVAGETGYALHPDLAKPLTLTPLAGFAYTHLHTDGSVESGAGAADLDFNGTNTDSLTSSFGARAALRLETEREGVFVPEAHGIWQHEYLDDRAKVGVAFADTPGGRFTVVSSRFGADTGLLGVGVTNEWSRDVSLFVNYDAQLQSNFTSHTISAGLRVKF